The following are from one region of the Cystobacter ferrugineus genome:
- a CDS encoding ribonuclease HII, producing MSSVQDLLCCSVAELTERFVTQSRSIPQGLLEALEADTRQGARALARRLRQQQGKNRSEGQRLRHLLRFETELWEQGHTHVAGVDEAGRGPLAGPVVAAAAILPRGWKLEGLDDSKKIADEARRDEMAEAIKHGAVAWAVGQAEPEEIDRLNIRRASLLAMHRALQGLGIQPTFVLLDAFTIPECTLPQRGIIKGDALSLSIAAASVLAKTTRDRTMRELDTLYPGYGLAEHKGYPTASHVQAIRERGVLPIHRRSFAPVREALGLPVPPSPQGELFPGPDPR from the coding sequence ATGTCCAGCGTGCAAGATCTCCTGTGTTGTTCCGTGGCGGAGTTGACCGAGCGGTTCGTCACCCAGTCCCGTTCCATTCCCCAGGGATTGCTGGAGGCCTTGGAGGCGGACACCCGTCAGGGCGCCCGCGCGCTCGCCCGCCGTCTGCGCCAGCAGCAGGGGAAGAACCGCTCGGAAGGCCAGCGCCTGCGCCACCTCCTGCGCTTCGAGACGGAGCTGTGGGAGCAGGGCCACACGCACGTGGCGGGTGTGGACGAGGCCGGCCGGGGCCCGCTGGCCGGACCCGTGGTCGCCGCGGCGGCCATCCTCCCGCGGGGCTGGAAGCTGGAGGGACTGGACGACTCGAAGAAGATCGCCGACGAGGCGCGCCGGGATGAAATGGCGGAGGCCATCAAGCACGGCGCGGTGGCGTGGGCCGTGGGCCAGGCGGAGCCCGAGGAGATTGATCGGCTCAACATCCGCCGGGCGAGCCTGCTCGCGATGCACCGTGCCCTCCAGGGCCTGGGCATCCAGCCCACGTTCGTCCTGCTGGACGCCTTCACCATTCCCGAGTGCACCCTGCCCCAGCGCGGCATCATCAAGGGCGATGCCCTGTCGCTGAGCATCGCGGCGGCGTCGGTGCTGGCCAAGACGACGCGCGACCGGACGATGCGGGAGCTGGACACGCTCTACCCGGGCTATGGGCTCGCCGAGCACAAGGGCTACCCCACGGCCTCGCACGTCCAGGCCATCCGCGAGCGGGGAGTGCTGCCCATCCACCGCCGCAGCTTCGCGCCCGTGCGGGAGGCCCTCGGCCTGCCCGTGCCTCCTTCTCCTCAAGGCGAACTCTTTCCAGGACCTGATCCAAGATGA
- a CDS encoding carboxypeptidase-like regulatory domain-containing protein → MHRARAMWMVLGLAHLAACDGGLRVPNPERDPCTEELVTLRVEVVDAQGGLVSGAIVTATNTDTGHSVTSTTSERGVTTAVNEDIGPGRVRLTALGGTRPSDSAEVVWTCDECHCTPEPSSVQLHLRP, encoded by the coding sequence ATGCACCGAGCACGTGCCATGTGGATGGTCCTGGGCCTCGCGCACCTCGCCGCCTGCGACGGGGGGCTGCGGGTGCCCAACCCCGAGAGAGACCCCTGTACCGAGGAACTCGTCACGCTGCGCGTGGAGGTGGTGGACGCACAGGGGGGCCTGGTGAGTGGTGCCATCGTCACGGCCACCAACACGGACACGGGCCACTCCGTCACCAGCACCACGAGCGAGCGGGGCGTCACCACGGCGGTGAACGAGGACATCGGCCCGGGCCGGGTGCGGCTGACGGCCCTCGGCGGGACGCGGCCCAGCGACTCGGCCGAGGTGGTGTGGACGTGCGATGAGTGCCACTGCACCCCCGAGCCCAGCTCGGTCCAGTTGCACTTGCGCCCCTGA
- a CDS encoding Uma2 family endonuclease, translating to MSGSKRRATFEDLETVPPNCVGEIVDGELYVSPRPASPHGRAASRLGMLLGRPFDMGEEGPGGWVIVFEPELHLGNDALVPDLAGWRRERMPEMPHTAAFTLAPDWVCEVLSPSTAVLDREKKMKAYGRESVSHLWLVDPLQRSLEVYRLENRRWSPRGLWSGGATVHAEPFSVLPLKLATLWER from the coding sequence ATGAGCGGGTCGAAACGCCGGGCTACCTTCGAGGATCTGGAGACCGTTCCTCCCAACTGCGTGGGGGAGATCGTCGATGGCGAGTTGTACGTGAGCCCTCGTCCGGCCTCACCTCATGGCCGGGCGGCCTCTCGGCTCGGGATGCTGCTGGGAAGACCCTTCGACATGGGAGAGGAGGGCCCCGGAGGCTGGGTCATCGTGTTCGAGCCCGAACTGCACCTGGGGAACGACGCCCTGGTGCCGGACCTCGCGGGTTGGCGCCGGGAGCGTATGCCGGAGATGCCCCACACGGCGGCATTCACCCTGGCTCCCGACTGGGTCTGCGAGGTGCTCTCCCCCTCCACGGCGGTGCTGGACCGGGAGAAGAAGATGAAGGCCTATGGCCGCGAGAGCGTGAGCCATCTGTGGCTGGTGGATCCCCTTCAACGCTCCCTGGAGGTCTACCGGCTGGAGAATCGGCGCTGGAGCCCGCGAGGACTCTGGAGTGGAGGCGCCACCGTGCACGCCGAGCCCTTCTCGGTGCTCCCGTTGAAGCTCGCCACACTCTGGGAGCGGTAA
- a CDS encoding M61 family metallopeptidase, whose protein sequence is MPEAVHYRVSMLRPHSHLFEVEATFPAAPEPLAAVLPVWTPGSYLVREFSRQLQDVSATGPGGEPLAVRRVDKRTWRVESQGRPVTLRYRVYAHELTVRTSHLDGSHGYFNGATLFLYTEATRGLEHHVTVEAPAGWRTFTALEHRDGVFVASDYDELVDSPFEVGPHTPLTFTAAGVPHEVVVWGDAVHEPGRMCTDLQRVCEAQAKLFGGLPHRRYLFLVYLTDKGRGGLEHGASTALLFPRVGLQSARGWEDFLTLAAHEYFHLWNVKRVKPRALVPFDYSQENYTSLLWAFEGVTSYYDNLFVLRAGLMSASRYLTRLGETLSALQATPGRKVQTLAESSLVCWVKHYRPDEHSPNSAISYYLKGEVVAVLLDLELRRLTGNERSLDDLMRLLWRRYGDGSGVPEDGVEAAAAEVAGQDLSAFFDRALRTTQELDLSPFAHVGLEVRLRPRESTGDRGGSPPPRTKGEGRPKGWLGVVPKGGFTFSAVLEGSPAQEAGLYVDDELVALDGWRVDTGTLLTRCDDKSPGDTVRLTVFRRDKLVEVPVVLGQKPADAVWLARMDKPTDAQKAAYQAWLGTPWEEPG, encoded by the coding sequence ATGCCGGAAGCGGTCCACTATCGCGTCTCGATGCTCCGCCCGCACTCGCACCTCTTCGAGGTGGAGGCCACCTTCCCCGCGGCGCCGGAGCCACTCGCCGCGGTGCTGCCGGTGTGGACGCCCGGCAGCTACCTGGTGCGCGAGTTCTCGCGCCAGCTCCAGGACGTGAGCGCCACGGGCCCCGGGGGCGAGCCCCTCGCGGTGCGGCGCGTGGACAAGCGCACCTGGCGCGTGGAGTCACAGGGCCGCCCGGTGACGCTGCGCTACCGCGTCTACGCCCACGAGCTGACGGTGCGCACCAGCCACCTGGACGGCAGCCACGGCTACTTCAACGGCGCCACGCTCTTTCTCTACACCGAGGCCACGCGCGGCCTGGAGCACCACGTCACCGTGGAGGCCCCCGCGGGCTGGCGCACCTTCACCGCGCTGGAGCACCGGGACGGCGTCTTCGTCGCGAGCGACTACGACGAGCTGGTGGACAGCCCCTTCGAGGTGGGGCCCCACACGCCGCTCACCTTCACCGCCGCGGGCGTGCCGCACGAGGTGGTGGTGTGGGGGGACGCGGTGCACGAGCCAGGGCGGATGTGCACGGATCTCCAGCGCGTGTGCGAGGCCCAGGCGAAGCTGTTCGGCGGCCTGCCCCACCGGCGCTACCTGTTCCTCGTCTACCTCACGGACAAGGGGCGCGGGGGCCTGGAGCACGGCGCGTCCACGGCGCTGCTCTTTCCACGCGTGGGCCTGCAGAGCGCGCGGGGCTGGGAGGACTTCCTCACGCTCGCGGCGCACGAGTACTTCCACCTGTGGAACGTCAAGCGGGTGAAGCCCCGGGCGCTCGTGCCCTTCGACTACTCCCAGGAGAACTACACCTCGCTCTTGTGGGCCTTCGAGGGCGTCACCTCGTACTACGACAACCTCTTCGTGCTGCGCGCGGGGCTGATGAGCGCGAGCCGCTACCTCACGCGCCTGGGGGAGACGCTCTCGGCGCTCCAGGCCACGCCGGGCCGCAAGGTGCAGACCCTGGCCGAGTCCTCGCTCGTGTGCTGGGTGAAGCACTACCGTCCGGACGAGCACTCGCCCAACAGCGCCATCTCCTACTACCTCAAGGGCGAGGTGGTGGCGGTGTTGCTGGACCTGGAGCTGCGCCGTCTCACGGGCAACGAGCGGAGCCTGGATGACTTGATGCGGCTGTTGTGGAGGCGCTACGGAGATGGCTCCGGCGTGCCCGAGGACGGCGTGGAGGCGGCGGCCGCGGAGGTGGCGGGCCAGGACCTGTCGGCCTTCTTCGACCGGGCGCTGCGCACCACGCAGGAGCTGGACTTGTCGCCCTTCGCCCACGTGGGGCTGGAGGTGCGGCTGCGCCCGCGCGAGTCCACGGGCGACCGGGGCGGCAGCCCGCCCCCGCGCACCAAGGGAGAGGGCCGGCCCAAGGGGTGGTTGGGGGTGGTGCCCAAGGGAGGCTTCACCTTCTCCGCGGTGCTGGAGGGCTCGCCCGCGCAGGAGGCGGGGCTGTACGTGGACGACGAGCTGGTGGCGCTCGATGGCTGGCGCGTGGACACCGGGACGTTGCTCACGCGCTGTGACGACAAGTCCCCCGGGGACACGGTGCGCCTCACGGTGTTCCGCCGGGACAAGCTGGTGGAGGTGCCCGTGGTGCTCGGCCAGAAGCCCGCGGATGCCGTGTGGCTCGCGCGCATGGACAAGCCCACGGACGCGCAGAAGGCCGCCTATCAGGCGTGGCTCGGCACGCCGTGGGAGGAGCCGGGGTAG
- a CDS encoding RsmB/NOP family class I SAM-dependent RNA methyltransferase → MKKNPRPSPRAPQSRREPSAASEGVRAIRPVREDLVLQASLEAYGFIRHEGRLADRALDYTLRHKKNLYSNERRAVAERVYALLRRQRTVDFLLEHSHPGFSRLERTRQDVLRLAASRVLQGESLEEVERSAAQSGLGAGALSELPRAARTLESLPPDKRFPIAASLPDFLAVRFREAFGPDAERAAEAMNERAPLTARVNGLKGDREKLRALLEKEGVSSQPTPLSPLGLILDTRTNAFSLEAFRDGAFELQDEGSQLLGMLVDAPPTKVVDACAGAGGKTLQLAVQMKNRGDLYALDVEEGRMEDLRKRTRRAGVHNVRAQLIPADGPEVDAALAPLVGKADRVLVDAPCSGTGTLRRKPDARYRLTPEMLGEHVARQKRLLERFSRLVKPGGRLIYGTCSVLPEENEAVVEDFLSRHPDYTVRPVAEELGAELGAKVSRGPYLRLAPHLHGTDGFFGAILVRAK, encoded by the coding sequence ATGAAGAAGAACCCCCGCCCGTCCCCCCGGGCCCCCCAGTCCCGCCGTGAGCCGTCCGCCGCATCCGAGGGCGTCCGCGCGATCCGCCCCGTGCGCGAGGATCTCGTCCTCCAGGCGAGCCTGGAAGCCTATGGCTTCATCCGCCACGAGGGCCGCCTGGCGGACCGGGCCCTGGACTACACCCTGCGCCACAAGAAGAACCTCTACTCCAACGAGCGCCGCGCCGTGGCCGAGCGGGTGTATGCCCTGCTTCGCCGCCAACGCACCGTGGACTTCCTCCTCGAGCACTCGCACCCGGGCTTCTCCCGCCTGGAGCGCACGCGCCAGGACGTGCTGCGCCTGGCCGCCTCGCGCGTGCTGCAGGGCGAGTCCCTGGAAGAAGTGGAGCGCTCGGCGGCGCAGTCGGGCCTGGGCGCGGGCGCGCTGTCGGAGTTGCCCCGGGCCGCCCGGACCCTGGAGTCGCTGCCCCCCGACAAGCGCTTCCCCATCGCCGCCTCGCTGCCGGACTTCCTCGCGGTGCGCTTCCGCGAGGCGTTCGGCCCGGACGCCGAGCGCGCCGCCGAGGCGATGAACGAGCGCGCGCCGCTCACCGCCCGCGTCAACGGCCTCAAGGGCGACCGCGAGAAGCTGCGCGCGTTGCTCGAGAAGGAGGGCGTGAGCAGCCAGCCCACCCCCCTGTCCCCACTCGGGCTCATCCTCGACACGCGCACCAATGCCTTCTCGCTCGAGGCGTTCCGCGACGGGGCCTTCGAGCTGCAGGACGAGGGCAGCCAGCTCCTGGGCATGCTCGTGGACGCGCCGCCCACCAAGGTGGTGGACGCGTGCGCGGGCGCGGGCGGCAAGACGCTGCAGCTCGCCGTGCAGATGAAGAACCGGGGCGACCTGTACGCGCTGGACGTGGAGGAGGGGCGCATGGAGGACCTGCGCAAGCGCACGCGCCGGGCGGGCGTGCACAACGTGCGGGCCCAGCTCATCCCCGCGGACGGCCCCGAGGTGGACGCCGCGCTCGCGCCCCTGGTGGGCAAGGCGGACCGGGTGCTGGTGGACGCGCCGTGCAGCGGCACGGGCACCCTGCGCCGCAAGCCGGACGCGCGCTACCGCCTCACCCCCGAGATGCTGGGGGAGCACGTGGCGCGGCAGAAGCGGCTGCTCGAGCGCTTCTCCCGGCTGGTGAAGCCCGGCGGACGGCTCATCTACGGCACGTGCAGCGTGCTGCCCGAGGAGAACGAGGCCGTGGTGGAAGACTTCCTCTCGCGGCACCCGGACTACACGGTGCGTCCGGTGGCCGAGGAACTGGGAGCGGAGTTGGGGGCGAAGGTGAGCCGGGGCCCCTACCTGCGGCTCGCCCCGCACCTGCACGGCACGGATGGATTCTTCGGGGCCATCCTCGTGCGCGCGAAGTAA
- a CDS encoding purple acid phosphatase family protein, translating into MHRLYSLALGAMTVAFTLTASGANAAKLTRDPYLQRVGPDTAMVAFRLDTACAATVRYGTHGSTDQTVTAPAQTRQAVVLDGLEPGTEYTYVVDACGSRTSPVTFSTAPVPGTRSVHFTTVGDFGSNNQDQRDVSRAMLGRKPQFFLALGDNAYEMGTEAEFQHNLFEPMAPLLAQVPFFAVPGNHEYETNQGQPYFDNLYLPTSQGGGEYYYSFDWGHVHFVAIDSNCAIGLSSADRCTFEAQKKWVEQDLAASTAPWKIAFFHHPPWSSGDHGSQLKMRREFAPLFEKYGVDLVLTGHDHNYERTHPMRGNEVAPSGATNPVYLVVGSGGAKLRELSIESKPSWSVLRNNSDHGYLDVRVEGGTLTAQMLTPSGKVMDSFTLTKDLPPEPAPPTQQPAPTPGTTPPAPAPSTPGQPPPLGGSTQSPPGGVPDLGDPDDPAETAPGCSATPVMTLLPAGMWVVASALRRRRR; encoded by the coding sequence ATGCACCGACTGTACTCCCTGGCGCTCGGCGCGATGACCGTGGCGTTCACCCTCACCGCGAGCGGTGCGAACGCCGCGAAGCTCACGCGCGACCCCTATCTGCAGCGAGTAGGACCGGACACCGCCATGGTGGCCTTCCGGCTGGATACGGCGTGTGCCGCCACGGTGCGCTATGGCACGCATGGGAGCACGGACCAGACCGTCACCGCGCCCGCCCAGACGCGACAGGCCGTGGTGCTCGACGGCCTGGAGCCCGGCACCGAGTACACCTATGTCGTGGACGCCTGTGGCTCGCGCACCTCCCCGGTGACGTTCTCCACCGCGCCCGTGCCCGGCACCCGCAGCGTGCACTTCACCACCGTGGGCGACTTCGGCTCGAACAATCAGGATCAGCGCGACGTGTCCCGGGCCATGCTCGGCCGCAAGCCGCAGTTCTTCCTGGCGCTCGGGGACAACGCCTACGAGATGGGCACCGAGGCCGAGTTCCAGCACAACCTCTTCGAGCCCATGGCCCCCCTGCTCGCGCAGGTGCCCTTCTTCGCCGTCCCGGGCAACCACGAGTACGAGACCAATCAGGGCCAGCCCTACTTCGACAACCTCTACCTGCCCACCAGCCAGGGCGGCGGCGAGTACTACTACTCCTTCGACTGGGGCCACGTGCACTTCGTGGCGATCGACTCCAACTGCGCCATCGGCCTGTCCTCGGCCGACCGCTGCACCTTCGAGGCGCAGAAGAAGTGGGTGGAGCAGGACCTGGCCGCCAGCACCGCCCCCTGGAAGATCGCCTTCTTCCACCACCCGCCCTGGAGCAGCGGGGATCACGGCTCGCAGTTGAAGATGCGCCGGGAGTTCGCCCCCCTCTTCGAGAAGTATGGGGTGGACCTGGTGCTCACCGGGCATGACCACAACTACGAGCGCACCCACCCCATGCGCGGCAACGAGGTGGCCCCCTCGGGCGCCACGAACCCCGTCTACCTCGTGGTGGGCAGCGGCGGCGCGAAGCTGCGTGAGCTCAGCATCGAGAGCAAGCCGTCCTGGTCCGTGCTGCGCAACAACTCGGACCACGGCTACCTGGACGTGCGGGTCGAGGGCGGCACCCTCACCGCCCAGATGCTCACTCCCTCGGGCAAGGTGATGGACAGCTTCACCCTCACCAAGGACCTTCCGCCCGAGCCCGCGCCCCCCACCCAGCAGCCCGCGCCCACCCCGGGCACGACCCCCCCGGCGCCCGCGCCGTCCACGCCGGGCCAGCCTCCTCCCCTCGGGGGAAGCACCCAGTCCCCCCCGGGAGGGGTGCCGGACCTGGGCGACCCGGATGACCCGGCCGAGACCGCCCCGGGCTGCTCGGCCACTCCGGTGATGACGCTGCTGCCGGCTGGGATGTGGGTGGTCGCCAGCGCCCTGCGCCGCCGTCGGCGCTGA
- a CDS encoding ABC transporter permease — translation MNPSRIAAIVMRQFYLLRGSPARILPLFVWVAIDVILWGFITRYLNTVTASGLDFVTSLLGTVLLWNFLTRAMQGVTMAFFEDVWSRNFLNLFATPLSTAEYISGLVLSSIATSSIGLVVMVAVAGAAFGLSLFTYGVLLLPFLLVLFLYGIALGVFGSAVVLRLGPAAEWLIWPIPAMVSPFACVFYPRATLPEWMQLASLLFPPSYVFEGMRAITTGGHFSGTALLMGVGLALLCLLLACVFFLLTYQEAVRSGRIARYSAESVS, via the coding sequence ATGAATCCCTCCCGGATCGCCGCCATCGTGATGCGCCAGTTCTACCTCTTGAGGGGCAGCCCCGCGCGCATCCTCCCGCTCTTCGTCTGGGTGGCCATCGACGTCATCCTGTGGGGCTTCATCACGCGCTACCTCAACACCGTCACCGCCTCCGGCCTGGACTTCGTCACCTCGCTGCTGGGCACGGTGCTGCTCTGGAACTTCCTCACCCGCGCCATGCAGGGCGTGACGATGGCGTTCTTCGAGGACGTCTGGTCGCGCAACTTCCTCAACCTCTTCGCCACCCCCCTGTCGACCGCCGAGTACATCAGCGGCCTGGTGCTCTCGAGCATCGCGACGAGCAGCATCGGTCTGGTCGTCATGGTGGCCGTGGCGGGCGCGGCGTTCGGCCTGTCGCTGTTCACCTACGGCGTGCTGCTGCTGCCCTTCCTGCTCGTGCTCTTCCTGTACGGCATCGCGCTCGGCGTCTTCGGCAGCGCGGTGGTGCTGCGGCTCGGCCCCGCCGCCGAGTGGCTCATCTGGCCCATCCCGGCCATGGTGTCGCCCTTCGCGTGCGTCTTCTATCCCCGCGCCACGCTGCCGGAGTGGATGCAGCTCGCCTCCCTGCTCTTTCCCCCCTCCTATGTCTTCGAGGGCATGCGGGCGATCACCACCGGTGGCCACTTCTCCGGCACGGCGTTGCTCATGGGGGTGGGGCTCGCACTGCTCTGCCTGCTGCTCGCCTGTGTCTTCTTCCTGCTCACCTACCAGGAAGCGGTGCGCTCGGGCCGCATCGCCCGCTACAGCGCCGAGAGCGTGAGCTGA
- a CDS encoding ABC transporter ATP-binding protein: MKTSPLPQSAPPAKVLSVVELRKQYGATVAVDGLSFDVGRHEIVGLLGSNGAGKTTTINMVLGLLEPSSGSIHIEGVDLARHRTRALAHTNFAAIYAPLPGNLTVQQNLRTFGLLYGVKRLSERIEELITQLELARFRDVRCGVLSSGEQTRVTLAKALINRPALLLLDEPTASLDPMTARDIRARIRDFASRGEGGVLWTSHNMYEVEEVCDRVLIVSRGKIVLQGDPRALPAQYGKATLEELFITVARGEPS, from the coding sequence GTGAAGACGTCCCCTCTTCCGCAGTCCGCCCCCCCCGCGAAGGTCCTGTCCGTCGTGGAGCTGCGCAAGCAGTACGGTGCCACCGTCGCCGTCGACGGGCTCTCCTTCGACGTGGGCCGCCATGAAATCGTCGGGCTGCTCGGCAGCAACGGCGCGGGCAAGACGACCACCATCAACATGGTGCTCGGGCTGCTCGAGCCAAGCTCGGGCTCCATCCACATCGAGGGCGTGGATCTGGCGCGGCACCGCACCCGGGCGCTCGCGCACACGAACTTCGCCGCCATCTACGCGCCGCTACCCGGCAACCTCACCGTCCAGCAGAACCTGCGCACCTTCGGCCTGCTCTATGGCGTGAAGCGGCTGTCCGAGCGCATCGAGGAGCTCATCACCCAGTTGGAGCTCGCGCGCTTTCGCGACGTGCGCTGTGGGGTGCTCTCCTCGGGAGAGCAGACGCGGGTGACGCTGGCCAAGGCCCTCATCAACCGCCCCGCCCTGCTGCTGCTCGACGAGCCGACCGCGTCGTTGGATCCCATGACGGCGCGCGACATCCGCGCCCGCATCCGGGACTTCGCCTCCCGGGGCGAGGGCGGCGTGCTGTGGACGTCCCACAACATGTACGAAGTCGAAGAGGTGTGCGACCGGGTGCTCATCGTCTCGCGCGGGAAGATCGTCCTCCAGGGAGACCCCCGGGCCCTGCCCGCCCAGTACGGCAAGGCCACGCTCGAGGAGCTGTTCATCACCGTGGCGCGAGGTGAGCCGTCATGA